One genomic segment of Arachis duranensis cultivar V14167 chromosome 4, aradu.V14167.gnm2.J7QH, whole genome shotgun sequence includes these proteins:
- the LOC107484018 gene encoding uncharacterized protein LOC107484018 has product MRAAAAEARTAVDGGDEGGRGGGSVREQRGRMSSGESVGERGRKKKGEIGDEGGVVTGERRGMRGKVGGGDGGAAGGDEGGYGSCRNGDGGWGGRRAQLHDVIRVLGLSSI; this is encoded by the exons ATGAGGGCAGCAGCGGCAGAAGCTCGCACCGCCGTGGACGGTGGCGATGAAGGCGGCCGCGGTGGCGGTTCAGTGAGAGAGCAGAGGGGGAGAATGAGTAGTGGCGAGTCGGTGGGAGAGAGAGG gaggaagaagaagggggAAATCGGAGATGAGGGGGGAGTGGTGACGGGTGAAAGAAGAGGGATGAGAGGGAAGGTAGGGGGTGGTGATGGCGGCGCTGCCGGCGGTGATGAAGGTGGTTATGGGAGTTGCAGAAATGGCGATGGAGGTTGGGGAGGGAGAAGGGCGCAACTGCACGACGTTATTCGCGTGTTAGGGTTATCATCAATTTAG